From the bacterium genome, one window contains:
- a CDS encoding glycosidase, which translates to MRDRYSDLFRRHESNPILTAAQWPYPVNSVFNPGATLLRDGTTLLLCRVEDRRGHSHFCAARSANGVDQWQIDDQPTLLADPEHYPEELWGIEDPRLTYVPELNKYAIVYTAFSRDGPGVALAFTEDFHHFERFGVIMPPEDKDAALLPHRIDGQWAVVHRPVSGPRAHMWISYSPDLHHWGAHKLMLVARRGAWWDATKIGLSPPPIETPQGWLVIYHGVRQTGAGCLYRLGLALFDLQNPEHCLKRGDEWIFGPEEPYEQHGDVGNVVFPCGYTIAPDGDTVHLYYGAADTSIALAIGSVRSMLEWLEQQPISPAIKV; encoded by the coding sequence ATGCGAGATCGCTATTCCGACCTGTTTCGTCGCCATGAATCAAACCCCATCTTGACCGCCGCGCAATGGCCCTATCCGGTCAACAGCGTGTTCAATCCCGGAGCCACACTGCTGCGCGATGGAACTACCTTGCTCTTGTGCCGGGTGGAGGATCGGCGTGGACATTCGCATTTTTGTGCGGCGCGCTCCGCAAACGGCGTGGATCAATGGCAGATTGACGATCAGCCCACCTTGCTGGCCGATCCCGAGCATTATCCCGAGGAACTTTGGGGAATCGAAGACCCTCGTCTCACCTACGTGCCCGAATTGAACAAGTACGCCATCGTCTACACCGCCTTCAGCCGCGACGGCCCGGGCGTGGCTTTGGCGTTCACGGAGGATTTTCACCACTTCGAGCGTTTTGGAGTAATCATGCCGCCGGAAGACAAAGATGCGGCTCTGCTTCCCCATCGGATTGACGGACAATGGGCTGTGGTTCATCGCCCGGTCAGCGGTCCCCGGGCGCACATGTGGATATCCTACTCCCCCGATCTGCACCACTGGGGTGCTCACAAGCTGATGCTGGTGGCCCGCCGCGGTGCGTGGTGGGATGCCACCAAAATCGGCCTCTCACCACCACCCATTGAAACCCCGCAGGGTTGGCTGGTGATTTACCATGGGGTCCGGCAGACGGGAGCCGGTTGCCTTTACCGTTTGGGACTTGCGCTCTTTGACTTGCAGAATCCGGAACACTGCTTGAAACGCGGGGACGAATGGATCTTCGGCCCCGAAGAACCCTACGAGCAGCATGGAGATGTGGGTAACGTTGTCTTTCCTTGTGGCTACACCATTGCTCCCGATGGCGACACCGTTCATCTGTATTATGGCGCAGCCGACACCAGCATTGCTCTGGCTATAGGCAGCGTACGCTCGATGCTGGAATGGCTTGAACAACAACCAATATCACCGGCTATCAAAGTATAG
- a CDS encoding porin family protein has protein sequence MNSNSTVLMTFVGACILLSVCCTEASAGSGIGFKGIGPRIGYVDPESDLDGTVEFGVAFEFGEFVPQLHWDGSVSFWSTGQDWDYYDGNSHHKYDWTLRDFVLRSGVNYHFLEGDWVPYAGGGLGLHFYSWDYSGAPNWANSSDTEFGFYIDGGIEHAFNEKWLGQLQLQFDFADPDQTALLFNLIYRLQ, from the coding sequence ATGAACAGCAACTCTACCGTGTTAATGACTTTCGTCGGGGCGTGCATCCTGCTTTCCGTATGCTGCACGGAAGCCTCCGCAGGAAGCGGCATCGGATTCAAGGGTATTGGCCCGCGAATCGGTTACGTGGATCCCGAAAGCGATCTTGATGGGACCGTTGAATTCGGTGTGGCGTTTGAATTCGGTGAGTTCGTTCCCCAACTTCACTGGGACGGCTCAGTAAGTTTCTGGTCAACCGGCCAAGACTGGGATTACTACGACGGGAACTCCCACCACAAGTATGACTGGACGCTGCGCGATTTCGTGCTCCGTTCGGGCGTCAACTATCATTTCCTCGAAGGGGACTGGGTTCCCTATGCGGGTGGCGGACTCGGGCTGCATTTCTACTCCTGGGACTACAGCGGGGCGCCCAATTGGGCCAATAGCAGCGACACCGAGTTTGGATTCTACATTGACGGTGGAATCGAGCACGCGTTCAACGAGAAATGGTTGGGACAACTGCAGCTTCAGTTCGACTTCGCGGATCCCGACCAGACCGCGCTTCT